The Magallana gigas chromosome 6, xbMagGiga1.1, whole genome shotgun sequence genome includes the window TACAATTGACATCAACGAAAAGGGAAAAAAGCAAGGATTTCTTCAGTGGCAAGTCATCTCTTTTTTACACAGTAGAGAAATTCAAAGGAACCAAAGACAGATTTCTCAGTCTTACAGAGATTTCAATTAGGAAAATATGCCATCTTTTATTATTCAGACCCTGAACAATATTATCATCTGGATACTTTAATGTTGTTTGCAATGCAAAAGCTCTAAaagacaagctagagggggcgtttcaaggGAGAATTCTTGGGATTCACTAACAATTCACATACATGTCAgtgaaatttaattgaaatcgATATATACCatttataaaggaaaataatCCAAGATTTTCGCATTGTTATGTCATCTTTTTCCGTCTGGAAAAATtgacattatcaaaatataaaagattaCCTAACAGGAGAGAttggaaatcttttaaataagcATCTTTAACCCTCAGTTTTAGcttgcacaattttttcaacattttcattttgGTATATTTATGCTATTTGTCATGCAAAATCTTTGTTGAGGATATAAGAGGAATAATcatgcaatttttaatttgatgtttGAATATCATTTGACTCTAAAGTGTTTACTGGTATAAATATCATAGAATTGTAAGTTCAATgtgatttaattaaaacatattgagACAGATTTCAAGATCCAGAAACAAgtaaaattgtaaatacatgtataaggagaatgggaaaatgtttcattttgcatcttaaaattaattgatttaaaaggAAGTTAAATAAAACCACTTAAAAGCTGAACTGTTAAATGTTCTTTTGAGGTAcattaatagattattttttgcAATGCAAAACTCTTACTGTATGATTAAACATAAAGAAATATGACCTAAATTATCTATGCTAATAACATTAAATTTCTAATGATGTCCATGTTATATTTTCCATATCTATCATTTGTCATAGGGGAGAAAGTTCTCTGCTTTCATGGACCTCTACTATATGAAGCAAAGGTAATCATTttggggtttgttttttttttttaatttaatttaggATGATTATAGATGTAAATGTATTGCATTATCATATTTATGATCAATAAatcgtaaaataaaaaaaaaaaaaaaagaagaaaaaaaaatcaaatattcttcTCATGAGTACATTGTAGTTTATGCATCAGTTATAATAATTATGCATCATtataattttcacattttgatgcttattaaaacatttaccagTAATTACTAATTGcactatatttaaaaaatgttttagaaataataATAGTTCACTTGATGAAAATTTTCAGTGTGTCAAATTTGAAGTCAAAGACAAAGTGAATCAATACTTTATACACTACAATGGATGGAACAAAAAGTAAGTTCATTATAATTCAGAATTCAACTAGCGGTATCAAACAATTTGTACACATGTCATATTGTAATATACATAAAGGCAACACATGTGTGGAGTTAATCACAAACCTTGGCATTGTAAAGATGATGTTATAtgatgttttcaaaattgtttaaccAATCAAATAGCAAGTTCCAACCAGAATTAAATCATTTACCTGCATTACAATTGAagttttcattatcaaattcaaaatttatttgtacCAGACTAGAATATACAAAGCATTTTAAACAAGCAATGCAAGAGTAAAATATATGtagaaaatataagtaaaatataaaaagtctGTTATCCTCATTGCAGTTGGGATGAATGGGTTCCAGAGAGTCGAGTTTTAAAGTACAATGATGCAAGCATGCAGAAACAGAAAGAATTGCTAAAAGCTCATGTGTAAGTTAATACAATTATGAATAACAATCTATTTGATACATGTCCTTAATTATAAacacagtacaatattttagtTTGCTGTCTGAAATATTAgctttgaaatgttataatttattcatGTATGGTTAACATACTGACAGGGGCAAAGGAAGAAGCAAAAccagagtaaaagaaaaagagaaagaaagggCATCCACTCCAACGGAGAGAGGATCCAAACAGAAAGGAACAGGTACATTGCCTATGGTTGCTAAAGAGAAGAAAGTATCCATGTCTGTTTAATGAAACCAACAGTAAAAATAGAAATCAATGATTGATTGATGTGAAATTTGTTTCCCAGTACAGtcaaactcgtttagtacgaacacgaatgttgcgaattcacggatatagcgaagtcatcttgcatccccagctatgtaaatttaacgaatttcttatacggttataacgaattacggatataccgaagtaatttcttaggtcccagtgacttcgttataaccgagttttgctgtacaCATGTACTtcagataaaaatacattaacattAAATAAGCGAGCCAGAGATGTTTGTACTTGGTAAGGTGCGCTGTTATTAACAGTGTGTTGTTCATGTTTATAAGCCTCCAGTGCCTCTGGGTCAGCGGCTAGTTCACAAGAGTCCTCCACAGCTAGTACCCCCAACCCCTCCGGCCCCTCCGACTCCAAACGCAAGAGAACACGCAACGACACTGAGGTATTTTCTAACAGCAGTAAGATCTGTGTATAAAACTTTATATCCTATGTAGGAGTTTCTATTTCTCTGGGACTACAGAGAACCTTATTGAAACTTGTGTTTATCAGTAGgagaatatttttgataattttcattCATCGCAATGATGTGTTTCACAAAGTCTGGTCAAGAATCAGTGGTGAATAGCATGTAAAACcagtatttttcatatattgataTCTTCTATAGATGTTGGAAAAAGAAGTAGGAAACCTGTTCTCCAGATGAAAAAgctaaaatttatttcatgctTTTAAATTAGTTAGAAAGGTATTTAATTGTTTCCTTTTGCTCGGACAGTCAGCTCCAAGTACCCCCTCACAAGAGACGAAGGAGTCCACACCCTCTGGTACACCGGCCACCAGCACCCCCACCCAGGGCGAGACACAGAAGAAACGGGGTCGGCCGGGGAACAGTACACCTGCTGCAGCAGCTGCAACTCCAACCACAGAggtaaagttaaaaatagatcaatcatctgaaAATAAAGTAAGATATGTCCGAAGTACCGTAATGTCGCGTGTataacacacacttttttttagccaaaatttgatcaaaagtgggGGTGCGTGTTGTACATAGGACTAAAATTTTACCCCATTTTTTCAAGCAGTAATTCTTGACACCACGGGAGTAGTGACTGTCGATATAGCGTGTTATGCTAGTTGTATGAGTGTATACTAATTTTACTGCATCAGAAGTACCTTATTCTTAGTTTTATttccatgtattgaaatatttatcctcACTCAACAGTATTTCTTGCATGAACAGAGTTTAAATATCGCGAGTGTATTCACCATTACGTaagcagccacctgttgactcggcgcgtggtcaatgtttgtttaacaatttccggtgtcagaagcatgcacctgtcttGTGTCGGACTTAACAGGGTGTTTTCAAGTGCATGAAGATTAGCGATTAtactgattttattaaactCGATTACTTTGTGTCCAATTATGCAGTTTTAAAAACGTTAttgctttacatagacactgttaaaAATACACCGATCATTTGTACGTCTTGATAATGaggatatacgacatacatacgtttcttcacaatgtttatttaacaacaatcaaagagtttgaatataattaattaaatcatttcttttgatgttgttttggtttatatctgCAAATATTATTACTTTTAAGCACTAAGCTCTGTTGCAGTTCTTCTCTACTTGTATGATGATCTTCAACTTCTCCGCTGTTGTACATAAGAAACTCTTTACGAAGTGTCtaatgatatttgataccgCCTATGTAAATCATGCCGTcccttttttaaaagtaaaattgtaagaactttGACTCTAATATCGCTTGGGCCATGTACCGATCACGAACTTACAGTAATTGCGCTTGGGTtatgaaaatatcattaaacaTCGATAGTTATTTGGAAAAATGGCGGCCGGCGATTTTCATTGATGTGAAATGTtccgatcacaaaattaaagagattgcgcatggattataaaattatcatgaaacatCGATATTTTGGGGGGTAATGGCGGCCGTGATTTCGCAATTTTttgggtgcgtgttatacataggacctgctgttttttcatcattttttggtcaactttGGGGGGTGCATATTATACACGATACATTACGGTACTTGAAGAGTTGATGCATATTAGCCCTTCATGATAACTACAGAGCTGCTCTTTTGCTGTGTATGTTAAAACCAGGTTTAGGTGTtagatttaaacaattaaatgctttctttagtgattcatgcaggttatgaaggtagcaacattgcagaaaaataataaaccgCATGAATCGTAAAAGAAAGCAtcctattgtttatatttacatctttctttcaaGAAATTATTGAATTAATCTTAAAAAGTAGGTAAAAGTAACTGAACTATTGCTAGTTTACATCAGTCtgttagttaaaagaaatagcCAAGTCGTCTTATATAAGAtattgagtctgacatcatcatgataatttcgtgcagtccgtgatattCTTaaggttgctgaaggtttcaatcaatcaataaattGGTTAGAACTGGATTGTGTAGATTTCAATTCTGTCAGTTTCTATGGAGCTATGAAATACAATTGgttttcttaagaaatagagAAGAAATTACttaatagatgtaaatataatttaatgacGTTTCTTAAACTAtgttactgtggtttcattaatttttaagggtatcaattttcgtggataaagtgaaaatcacagtttcaaggacaTTAAATTTGttgccaatgaccctatcaataccaAATGTTAATAgatattgcacttcaatgaacattaaattttgtggatcaacttaacaacgaaatccacgaaaattggtagtcaacgaatattgatgaaaccacagtatgtcttgttatacccctgtaaaacagttactatataactctatacgaaaaaaagtccagcattttgactgttggactggaactgttagattggaactgttaaaatcgactgttaaaaaagactgttgactggtgacgtcacattccgcgAAAACGAGTTATCTTTCCTGTCGTTTGGTATACAAACATGGCTGCCGCTGCTCGGATTGGCGAAGCTTCAGAAGAGGAAATAAGATCAATTTTGGAAAGTAGAGACAGTAAGAATACcaaaaatgttgtaaaaactGCAGAAAATATACTGAATGATTATCTATCAACGCTTGACCTGTCCCTAcatcttttaaaagataaatcatGTGAAGAAATCGTGGAAGTTCTCAGGAAGTTTTATTGCGCTGCGAGGAAGAAAGACGGCTCCATGTATGCCAAAAAGTCGATGATTTCCATAAGGTATGGATTACAGAAATCGTTCGAAAAATCGCACGAAGTTGACATTATTAACGACGCTAGATTTAAACCAGCAAACGACGTTTTCTTCACCGCCATGGTCCAAATAAAGAAGGAGGGTGTTGGAGAGGTGCAGCATAAGGAAGTAATAAGCGAACAAGACCTggaaattttgtacaaaaacgGTGTGTTTAGTTGTGACAGTCCTAAGTCCCTTCAACAgaaagttttctttgaaataatgttGTACTTTTGCAACCGAGGAAGAGAAAATCTTCGTGGAATGAAAAAGAGTGACTATGTAATCCGGAAGGACCATGACAGCAGGAGGTATGTCGCATGCACCACTGCAAAGCTAACAAAGAATCATAGAGGTCTGAATTGTAATGATGATGACCAGGATGGAGGAAGGATGTATGAGCAACCCGGTGAGTGCATATAAGCCCTTAATTGTCCATTCATATTTGCTAAGAATTCATGTCAagtttatatataacaaaataaatgtgtgcataattaaaacttttttttctatttaatttatcctaaaatgtattacacacatatatatttagatgatatatatacaaaatgacaatgcaaatacatgtattaaaaattgtgattctgtttaatattttgtaggAAATTCCAATTGTCCAGTTATGAGTTTTGAGAAGTATATCGCCAAGCTAAATGCAGACTGCGACTCTCTATGGCAACGTCCAAAGACAAGCATTGATGATCATTCACCTGTCTGGTATGACAATATGGTTGTTGGAAAGAATGTCTTAGGAAGTATGATGCAGAGGATTAGCAAAGATGCAGGACTTACATGTGTGTATACTAATCATTGCATACGAGCCACCTGCATAACCATGCTGGATGAATGTGGCTACGAGTCTCGACACATTATTGGTATTTCTAAACATAAATCAGAAAGCAGCTTAAAACATTATTCCTCCAAATTAAGCAATTCCAAAAAACGCAATATGTCAGATGCCTTAACAACAAAATTATCCGTATGCAAGTCCGCGCCAATTCAACATACACCCCTTCAACAAATTGAGAACAATTTAATGCCAGATTTAGCCTCAAATGTGCAAGAACTCCAGGACATTGTCGATGTTGATGACAGAGATTTAGCTGCCATTCTTGACAACCCCATGTTTGGAAATCTTCATGAAACTGGAATCAGCATTCCTAATGTTAAAACAGCTAAATCTGTTTTTTCTTTCCATGGCTGCAACATTACAATACACAATAACTAAATTGTATGCATAACTTGCTGTATGTATGAAAAAAGTGCCTGTAGGAATCTTTTGGGTGtttgatgttacatgtatttaattttattaaagtttgctgttgaagttatttgtttacaaaatgttagctacaaatgtttttaatgtactcaatttttttaaaacttgtgcaattttttaaaatgtctgtgatcataatttaatttcatgtacattttttgtagttttattttaaagttgttAACTAATGTTTCACTGTTTATTAATTCTGCTTTTACTTCAAgcttataaacacattttaaatatcTTCACACATTGCAAATGtgataattttaatcagatgtactgtgatatttttttttataataatttaccTGATTATTCAACAATTGAactattatttattcattatatgttCCATATAAGTGTTCAAATAAAATCTTGTTAATATTAGTGAGATgagtgtttctttttattaaatatatataatgataaattagtTATAACATACTTATATAAGTAGGGATATAACTAAACCGTTGTTAATTGTGTCTCAGGTAACAGTTGAACAATTTATTCTTTGCTCCATATCAAGTGTTTAAGTAAAATCCtgttaaattttaatgagatcagtgattttttaattaaaataggaggggtataacaaaacagttgttgactgtgtctcgggcaacagttgaaCTGttggaccggctcgcaaactgttgccctcggccttcggccttgggcaacagtttgcgagccggtccaacagatcaactgttgccctcgaccccagtcaacaactgtataataTTTCCCTATCATCCTTCAATATGCGCTGCAGAAGAGCAGTTTCacgtttatctttaaaaagtcAATGAAGTTTTTTAAACTGACTCTGGTTTCAGTATATCTGTTCCTTATTGTTTGATGTTTGTGTTATTCAGACTGGGCCAGCCACCCCTGCACCTGGTCCAGAATCTACCCCTAGCACACCTTCAACTCCAGTGACCAGTGAACCAGCAAAGAAACGGGGACGACCACCAGCTACAGCTGTCACAGACACAGTAAGGACTTTGTCTTAATAAAACAGTGTGTAAGCTTCACTGAGTTATAAATGTAGATGACCATGTTATTTATCAGTTGGTTATTTAGTGTAGATAAAATAGTTTTTACTTTGCATAATGAACCTATTCACATCAAATAATTCTCAATTAATGCATTAAAGTGTAgaaattttggttgagagaAGAGAAACAAATTCAGGTCACAAGGTGATGAAGtgttgatatatttacattgtaagCTAACTACTGGTTCTTTGTAATCTAACTACTTGTACTTTGTAATCTAACTACTGGTACTTTGTTTTGATGTAGTCATCTCAAGGATCTCATGAATCAACAACCTCAACAGGGACAGGGACCCCCTCCACAGAACAGAAGAGGAAACGGCCCAGACCAGATCCTACGGTAGAATCGGTACTATTGATCGACCCACACTGCAGCTTGTACACCCACACCCCCTATCCCACCCACACAATTCCCCCATCCCATTCTCACAACCCTCAGAACCTACCCCACTACAAGCAATCTAATATTGATTTCCTAATCTCTCCCTACTTCACTAAAATCATTAAACATCACACTCATATCATATTTTAGAATTTAGGAACTGTAATAAGTTAAAATAATACCTAAAACTCAGTTATAGCGAAGTTCTAGGGACTAATtgatttactttgttatatttgtaattcattatatccctataacgaattcgtaataacaATTATAGCGAATTCGctatatatatgttttctttcaccagactataatttttgctaattgaggatTAACATAAAAATACGTTACTTTGATGCCTTTAATTatcggattgtgaattgaaaaatttatatgaaaataaattcattcaaactatcaTGTTAAATagtagtgcaaactttttagtttagaaatttgttataaaagtgttagatttcgttattattcacctctaagggactcaaaatcagtttgctATGTCcgtaaatttgttatatccgaATTCATTATGAccataaaattttgcaaagatatGTAAAGAATTCTACCGGGGACTCAAGAAAACTTTGTTATATCCAAGAATTTGCTTTATCCGTGTttgtactaaacgagttttactgtacatgtgtATGGTGTTGTAAGGCAATATCAGATTTCACTATAGATTTTTCCATAACAGTTTAAACTGTTGCATTATATACGCATTGTATTTTAATagcttattttaaaaagtatgtaCATTAAAGATGTCATCATTGAAAGGATTATACTTAGCCTTTTTTCTCCCCTTGGGCCTAACTTTGTGTACCGGTAACTTCAATGTTTGAGTATGTACAATTCTGCATCTCATCTTACTCGGTGGTAGATGTTTTCCCTATTGCTTGTTACCAATTAGCAATGCAtccttttttatgatataaaaatggATGTATgtacaaatacaatgtacaagtacatgCCATTTTGTGTATGTTTTGTTCTTATGAGAAGAAAAATGATATTCTTATAAGATCATTATGTTGCACATGCATAATTTATCATAGTTCTGAGtttatgataaattattttttctttgaaggaGGAGTCATTCCTAGCCAAGATAGAGGTAAAAATCAAGATTCCAGAGGAACTGAAGCCTTGGTTGGTGGATGACTGGGACCTCGTCACACGACAGAAACAGGTGACTCTCTATATAGGAGTAATCAGATTTACCTGTAAAATATGTACCGGTAGAAGATTTTAACACGCTTTTTTAAAGACCTGCTTTACAATGATTCGTATAAATAACATATACATAGCGAGGAAGAAGGTCATGGAATGATTTGAAAATCTCAATAACTGAATTTGTTCAAGATCTGCTGGAATACTAAACACATACTGTATTACAAGTAACAACAACAATTTTTAAGTGATTATTCCTATAAAGTATAATCACAACTGTGTTTGAACACAgtataaaacttgtttgttatGTTGAGGCCTCCCACATGATTATTTAATCAGTGAAATGTaaagcacacacacacacaggcATACAAAACAAGTAAGATTCCACACAAAAGTTTGATGCTTGTCTGACAGTCACACTCAAAGAATATTTATATCATTCCAGGTAGTTTCTCTGCCATGTAAGATGTCGGTGGATAGCATATTGGATGATTATGTGCGCACAAAATCTGCAAAAGCCAGCAATGTAAACAAGTATGTCCATTTACTTGTTCTATATCAAAATTCATAAACTAGTAAACTCTCTTTTGGATTACTGGTATTTACTTTAAGATTATcagaataattattgtttttgtttttcagagaTGCAATTGTAGAGGTCACACAGGGTATTAGAGAATACTTCAACGTTATGTTAGGTACCCAGCTGTTGTACAAGTTCGAGAGACCACAGTACGGAGAGGTACATGTTATTTGAACTGCCGtggtattttatcattttaatatgggggagggggggggtggaaAATACTTTTCTTATTCTTGTTCAAAGCAACCTTTTAGGATGTATTTccatgaatgttttttttttttgcagattaTGAAGGAAAATCAAGATACTAGTAAACCAATGAGTGAAATCTATGGGGCCGTCCATTTGCTTAGACTTTTTGGTAAGAATAGTGAAAATGTGTTTcacctttaatttgatttccTTTAACATTACTTCATTGTCGGTAACCCATGGTTGATTACGCATCGTTCCTTTTTCCATCATAATGGAGAAAGGAATGACGAGAAATCAACTGTGGATTTCCGACGAAGACATTACTGTAATGAAACTTTTCTCAGTCAAAGTACATTTATAAGAGATTTGATCACCTGTATAcgcatgtacatgttatatgtGGCTTGCATATACACATGGCTTTTTAATTGATCCTTTTATTGCAGTTAAACTTGGAGGAATGTTGGCTTATACATCTTTGGATGAGAAAAGCATACAACTTTTACAGAATCATCTGCATGACTTTTTGAagtaagtaaaatatttgtcggacaaaggactatgtgcggtatggtcaaatatctgcccccgatttcaaccaatttttagatagtatcgtataaaaataaaatcttcacaaatcattgtatagaggatgcctataacgttaatcttgattttagtcatcattgctcattcgctgattatctatgacgtcacacaaatgacctaattcccgcaaatttgcaaaaaatagaaaatattctcatttttgctctatattttgcattcggaattatagagcgcaggtctgctcaagtgcgattttaacacatgtttttcttcagatagttatacacattatactaaaaaatggtacttgagcaagccttcGCTCGacgtttcccagtcgaaaaacatccatattttgttacaaaacatcaatttatcaaaatgatgcaatcttcatgacgtcatttctacattatgacgtcactgtggtgataacatttccaatatgatttcaactatcttacaccttatttataaaactctttctaaaactttgattttgggtgcaaaaaatgcataaaaccgcacatagtccttttcagaaaatgaaattatgtatatgcatataacTCTATTCCCCCTGAAGCATTTTACCCTTTACCCCCTAATGCCACGATATGACGCATTGGTCATTTCCCTAATGACGACTTATGACGCGTCCGTATAGAACCccaattttctttgtttattttacttgtcTGAAGCAAAATTGAGTGGCAAATAACACCTAATGGTGTCTACCTTACACAGACGATTATACACAGTCAGGTTATGCAATGGGTTGACAGATATCACGTGATACATACACCtgtgaagtttaaaaaaatggcgGCATCGGACGATCATGACAGAGATTGGTTTAGATATTCTAGATGATTCTGTGTGTTTAAAATTACTCCCAAGTGGAAATAAACATGACCAATCCACTTCCTTTGAAGTTTATGACAGGAATTTGGTTGATTAGCGGTGAATTAGGGCTAATTCATGACACCTGCATGACAACAACAATGGCGGCCTCCGAACATCGGCACATGTGCATTGCGTCAGCCTGGGCATAATCTAACTTATAAATTCAACACATTAACTGTGGATCTTTCCCAGTATTTTGTAGTTATACTGTTccataaaattatttaagaaataaaacccAATAGAAACTAATATACAATGCTGTATATGCTATACATcggcgagggggggggggggtgccaaAAAACGAAACTTGTCGAAGTCGGTAAATTATTAGTTCATACCTGGGTCTGAactaaatgttttgaaatcCCCCTTTGAATAgtataatgttttgactgaattacaataactattttgaaataaatattgctttatacatgtaactgtgcAGACAATAGATACAAAAGTGTACAGGTATTTTTACCTGAATTTCTGTACCTTTACTACAGGTatctgatataatttatataaaaaataattataaatgcaAAACTTAGAAAAATTCTGATTGCAGTGATACATGAACCATGATAGTTTGATAGAATATTACTCTAGGGATGAATTTCTACACTTTTGATTAAATCTGATTGTTGTGTATTGGTCTCAATTCGCAAgataaaacaagaaacaaattattcaaaacatgaaaaaatatttttgaacaatatttgatcatatgttaaaatttcattcattaattttcatgtttacagtaattttttttaacgtacAGGTAAAATTACCTGAATAAACTCACCTAATTAATTTCTGTTAATTTATTTGTGTACTCTAAAGTTATAATGTTAAAGTTCAATCTTTCCCGATCACAATGGTATATCATATGACATGGTCAGACAAtaattcttgtcaataactaTAGTAAAACAATACCACTCAAACAGTGAAAAAAGCTTCAGGGGGAAGCTAAGAATACCTTGTAGGGAAATGACAAATGCGTCATATGGTGGCATCAGGGGGAAAAGAGATAAATAACTGGCCCAGGGgtcataaaacttagacgagctcacttttgatctcagtctcacttttcttcTATTTGTTCTTTTAATAAAAGTGAAACTGAGATTAGTAGTGAGCTTGTCGAAGTTTTATGGCCCTGTTCATACTCTGTGTGTTGATCTAATACAATGTAAAATTACTaagctttgtattttttttatcaaattaaaacattcagtgtatacattttgtaaaatcTCTACCACTTATAGTAAAGATTAAGGTCAATAACTTTACTGATATCCTTTAGATTAATGAAAATGAAGCTTTACAGTTTTCAttatctgttttcattattcttTCAGGTATATGCAGAAAAATATGTCCACTTTATTTTCCCTAAATGACTACATTGTGGCACCCCCAGAGTACCACCGTAAAGCAATATAACCCGTTATTCACCTAGCCTGGAAGTGATATC containing:
- the LOC105323554 gene encoding uncharacterized protein KIAA1958-like; this translates as MAAAARIGEASEEEIRSILESRDSKNTKNVVKTAENILNDYLSTLDLSLHLLKDKSCEEIVEVLRKFYCAARKKDGSMYAKKSMISIRYGLQKSFEKSHEVDIINDARFKPANDVFFTAMVQIKKEGVGEVQHKEVISEQDLEILYKNGVFSCDSPKSLQQKVFFEIMLYFCNRGRENLRGMKKSDYVIRKDHDSRRYVACTTAKLTKNHRGLNCNDDDQDGGRMYEQPGNSNCPVMSFEKYIAKLNADCDSLWQRPKTSIDDHSPVWYDNMVVGKNVLGSMMQRISKDAGLTCVYTNHCIRATCITMLDECGYESRHIIGISKHKSESSLKHYSSKLSNSKKRNMSDALTTKLSVCKSAPIQHTPLQQIENNLMPDLASNVQELQDIVDVDDRDLAAILDNPMFGNLHETGISIPNVKTAKSVFSFHGCNITIHNN
- the LOC105324296 gene encoding mortality factor 4-like protein 1 isoform X1 — translated: MPPKMKFQEGEKVLCFHGPLLYEAKCVKFEVKDKVNQYFIHYNGWNKNWDEWVPESRVLKYNDASMQKQKELLKAHVGKGRSKTRVKEKEKERASTPTERGSKQKGTASSASGSAASSQESSTASTPNPSGPSDSKRKRTRNDTESAPSTPSQETKESTPSGTPATSTPTQGETQKKRGRPGNSTPAAAAATPTTETGPATPAPGPESTPSTPSTPVTSEPAKKRGRPPATAVTDTSSQGSHESTTSTGTGTPSTEQKRKRPRPDPTVESEESFLAKIEVKIKIPEELKPWLVDDWDLVTRQKQVVSLPCKMSVDSILDDYVRTKSAKASNVNKDAIVEVTQGIREYFNVMLGTQLLYKFERPQYGEIMKENQDTSKPMSEIYGAVHLLRLFVKLGGMLAYTSLDEKSIQLLQNHLHDFLKYMQKNMSTLFSLNDYIVAPPEYHRKAI
- the LOC105324296 gene encoding mortality factor 4-like protein 1 isoform X2, with the protein product MPPKMKFQEGEKVLCFHGPLLYEAKCVKFEVKDKVNQYFIHYNGWNKNWDEWVPESRVLKYNDASMQKQKELLKAHVGKGRSKTRVKEKEKERASTPTERGSKQKGTASSASGSAASSQESSTASTPNPSGPSDSKRKRTRNDTESAPSTPSQETKESTPSGTPATSTPTQGETQKKRGRPGNSTPAAAAATPTTETGPATPAPGPESTPSTPSTPVTSEPAKKRGRPPATAVTDTSSQGSHESTTSTGTGTPSTEQKRKRPRPDPTEESFLAKIEVKIKIPEELKPWLVDDWDLVTRQKQVVSLPCKMSVDSILDDYVRTKSAKASNVNKDAIVEVTQGIREYFNVMLGTQLLYKFERPQYGEIMKENQDTSKPMSEIYGAVHLLRLFVKLGGMLAYTSLDEKSIQLLQNHLHDFLKYMQKNMSTLFSLNDYIVAPPEYHRKAI